One Rahnella aceris genomic window carries:
- a CDS encoding YaeQ family protein yields the protein MALKATIYKAAVNIADMDRNFFHDASLTLAQHPSETEQRMMLRLLAWIYHADERLTFTRGLSAEDEPEIWRKNDHNGIELWVELGLPDEKRLKKACNQSREVVLYAYGERAAKVWWSQIEGKVRGFENLRIRYLEDELLNQLTAFGSRTMNLQATLQDGTIWLSDAQSNLEIHFSEWKESVIKEAR from the coding sequence TCGTAATTTCTTTCATGACGCCAGCCTGACTCTGGCACAGCATCCTTCCGAAACAGAACAACGCATGATGCTGCGTCTGCTGGCATGGATTTACCATGCCGACGAACGACTGACTTTTACCCGCGGATTAAGCGCCGAAGATGAGCCGGAAATCTGGCGTAAAAACGACCATAACGGCATCGAATTATGGGTCGAATTAGGACTACCTGATGAGAAGCGTCTGAAAAAAGCCTGTAACCAATCGCGTGAGGTGGTCCTTTATGCGTATGGTGAGCGTGCTGCGAAAGTCTGGTGGTCGCAAATCGAGGGGAAAGTCAGAGGTTTTGAGAACCTGCGTATCCGTTATTTAGAAGATGAGTTGCTGAATCAATTGACTGCTTTTGGCAGCCGTACCATGAACTTACAGGCCACATTGCAGGACGGAACTATTTGGCTTTCTGATGCTCAGAGTAATTTGGAAATTCATTTTTCTGAATGGAAAGAGTCTGTCATAAAAGAAGCCAGGTAA
- the arfB gene encoding alternative ribosome rescue aminoacyl-tRNA hydrolase ArfB, with protein MERVCHKRSQVISVLILSGKLEIPDSEIELTAIRAQGNGGQNVNKTSTAIHLRFDIKASSLPEYYKERLLAFNHHSVTADGWVIIKAQEYRSQEMNREAALARLGALISQAMVVEKPRRATKPTRGSKIRRVESKVRKGATKALRGKIR; from the coding sequence ATGGAAAGAGTCTGTCATAAAAGAAGCCAGGTAATCAGCGTGCTAATCCTTTCAGGAAAACTGGAAATACCTGACAGCGAAATCGAATTAACGGCGATCCGCGCTCAGGGCAACGGCGGTCAGAACGTCAATAAAACATCAACGGCTATCCATTTACGCTTTGATATTAAAGCGTCGAGTTTGCCAGAATATTACAAAGAGCGCTTACTGGCTTTTAATCATCATTCCGTTACTGCCGACGGTTGGGTCATTATCAAAGCCCAGGAATACCGGAGTCAGGAGATGAATCGCGAAGCCGCTCTGGCCCGGTTGGGGGCACTGATTTCACAGGCGATGGTAGTAGAAAAACCGCGCCGCGCGACGAAGCCGACTCGTGGGTCTAAAATTCGTCGGGTTGAAAGTAAAGTTCGCAAGGGTGCGACAAAAGCATTACGGGGCAAAATACGTTAG
- the nlpE gene encoding envelope stress response activation lipoprotein NlpE (NlpE, an outer membrane lipoprotein, interacts directly with CpxA, the sensor histidine kinase of the Cpx system for response to envelope stress.) yields MKKIIISAVLALGALSLFGCHTAAFNHEKPLQAMQQSYSGVLPCADCSGLKTSLFLDQDGTYILQEEYQGGKEGDQVFASYGRWARTADKLVLTDSQGEKRYFHPKDENLEMLDQSGEPITSTFNYTLTPVQQNLPKTPMALSGMMQYSADAASFKDCATGNIFPMSANKSLEEGYLASRKTPNQLVFLSMDGHFMTEPSMEEGQVQKAVVADKNVRFDATKSCP; encoded by the coding sequence GTGAAAAAAATCATCATTAGTGCAGTGCTGGCGCTCGGGGCGCTGTCACTCTTCGGTTGCCATACCGCCGCCTTTAATCATGAAAAACCTTTGCAGGCTATGCAGCAGAGTTACAGTGGCGTGTTGCCGTGCGCAGATTGCAGTGGCCTGAAGACGTCATTATTCCTGGATCAGGATGGGACTTACATCCTTCAGGAGGAATATCAGGGCGGCAAAGAGGGCGATCAGGTGTTTGCCAGCTACGGACGCTGGGCCCGCACTGCGGATAAACTGGTGCTGACGGACAGCCAGGGCGAGAAACGTTATTTCCATCCGAAAGATGAAAATCTGGAAATGTTGGATCAAAGCGGTGAGCCGATTACGTCCACATTCAACTATACGTTGACGCCGGTGCAGCAGAATTTGCCGAAAACGCCAATGGCACTGAGCGGAATGATGCAATACAGCGCCGATGCTGCTTCCTTTAAAGATTGTGCGACAGGCAACATATTCCCGATGTCGGCAAATAAATCGCTGGAAGAAGGGTATCTTGCCTCGCGTAAAACCCCCAATCAGCTGGTCTTCCTTTCTATGGACGGGCATTTCATGACAGAGCCGTCAATGGAAGAAGGGCAGGTGCAAAAGGCTGTGGTTGCAGATAAAAACGTACGGTTTGATGCAACGAAGTCCTGCCCGTAA
- the proS gene encoding proline--tRNA ligase, producing MRTTQYLLSTLKETPADAEVISHQLMLRAGMIRKLASGLYTWLPTGLRVLKKVENIVREEMNNANAIEVSMPVVQPADLWQESGRWEQYGPELLRFVDRGERPFVLGPTHEEVITDLIRNEVSSYKQLPLNFFQIQTKFRDEVRPRFGVMRSREFLMKDAYSFHTTQESLQETYDAMYAAYSQIFNRMGLDFRAVLADTGSIGGSASHEFQVLAQSGEDDVVFSDSSDFAANIEFAEALAPATPRAAATEEMRIVETPDAKTIAELTEQFQVPIEKTVKTLMVHAAAESGHKLVALLVRGDHELNEIKAEKLPQVAAPLTFATEAEIREIVAAGPGSLGPVNLPMPIVADRTVAAMSDFSAGANIDGKHYFGINWDRDAALPEVADIRNVVAGDPSPDGQGTLVIKRGIEVGHIFQLGTKYSEAMNATVQGEDGRNQLMTMGCYGIGVTRVVAAAIEQNHDDRGIIWPDAIAPFQVAILPMNMHKSFRVKDAAEALYKELRSHGIDVILDDRKERPGVMFADMELIGVPHQVVIGDRNLDAEELEYKNRRTGEKQMIKQSDIVEYLLSQIPR from the coding sequence ATGCGTACTACTCAATATCTGCTCTCTACACTGAAAGAGACGCCAGCCGACGCGGAAGTTATCAGCCACCAGCTGATGCTGCGCGCAGGGATGATCCGTAAACTGGCCTCAGGCCTGTATACCTGGCTGCCGACCGGCTTACGTGTTCTCAAGAAAGTTGAAAACATCGTACGCGAAGAAATGAACAACGCGAACGCCATTGAAGTGTCGATGCCGGTAGTCCAGCCCGCTGATTTGTGGCAGGAGAGCGGACGTTGGGAGCAATATGGTCCGGAATTGTTACGTTTCGTTGATCGTGGCGAGCGCCCGTTCGTACTGGGTCCAACCCATGAAGAAGTGATCACTGACCTGATCCGTAATGAAGTCAGCTCATACAAGCAGCTGCCACTGAATTTCTTCCAGATCCAGACTAAATTCCGTGACGAAGTTCGCCCGCGTTTTGGTGTAATGCGTTCCCGTGAATTCCTGATGAAAGATGCCTACTCATTCCATACGACGCAGGAATCTTTGCAGGAAACTTATGACGCGATGTACGCGGCCTACAGTCAGATTTTCAACCGTATGGGTCTGGATTTCCGTGCCGTGCTGGCGGATACCGGTTCTATCGGCGGCAGCGCCTCTCACGAATTTCAGGTGCTGGCACAGAGCGGTGAAGATGATGTCGTATTCTCTGATTCTTCTGATTTCGCCGCTAATATCGAATTCGCAGAAGCGCTGGCACCCGCAACGCCACGTGCTGCAGCAACAGAAGAAATGCGAATTGTCGAAACGCCGGACGCAAAAACTATCGCTGAACTGACAGAACAGTTCCAGGTTCCGATTGAGAAAACGGTGAAAACTCTGATGGTTCATGCAGCAGCGGAAAGCGGTCATAAACTGGTTGCTTTGCTGGTTCGTGGTGATCATGAGCTGAACGAAATCAAAGCCGAGAAGCTGCCGCAAGTTGCTGCACCACTAACATTTGCAACGGAAGCAGAGATTCGTGAGATCGTCGCGGCTGGCCCGGGTTCACTCGGTCCGGTTAATCTGCCAATGCCAATCGTCGCGGATCGTACTGTTGCTGCAATGAGCGATTTCAGCGCAGGCGCTAACATCGACGGTAAACACTATTTCGGAATTAACTGGGATCGCGATGCTGCGCTGCCAGAAGTAGCCGATATCCGTAATGTGGTAGCCGGTGATCCAAGCCCTGATGGTCAGGGAACGCTGGTCATTAAACGCGGTATCGAAGTTGGTCATATCTTCCAGCTGGGAACCAAATATTCCGAAGCGATGAATGCTACCGTTCAGGGCGAGGATGGCCGTAACCAGTTGATGACCATGGGTTGTTACGGTATTGGTGTGACTCGTGTGGTCGCTGCGGCGATTGAACAAAACCACGATGACCGCGGTATTATCTGGCCGGATGCTATCGCGCCGTTCCAGGTCGCTATCCTGCCAATGAACATGCACAAATCTTTCCGTGTGAAAGATGCGGCAGAAGCGCTGTATAAAGAACTGCGTTCACACGGTATCGATGTGATCCTCGACGATCGTAAAGAACGTCCGGGCGTCATGTTCGCGGACATGGAACTGATCGGTGTGCCGCATCAGGTGGTGATTGGTGATCGTAATCTGGATGCTGAAGAGCTGGAATACAAAAACCGTCGCACTGGCGAAAAACAGATGATCAAACAAAGCGATATCGTGGAATATCTGCTGAGCCAGATCCCGCGTTAA
- the tsaA gene encoding tRNA (N6-threonylcarbamoyladenosine(37)-N6)-methyltransferase TrmO has protein sequence MTSFSFEQIGIIHSPYKEKFAVPRQPGLIQDGGGELHLHPPYNQPEAVRGLEDFSHLWVMFIFHQTMESGWRPTVRPPRLGGNVRTGVFATRSTFRPNPLGMSLVELKGIRCQGQNVILQLGSLDLVDGTPVVDIKPYLPFAESHPDAHAGFAQHAPDADMPVEFLPQAEQQLAEHARQYPHLRRFITQVLGQDPRPAYRKGEATARDYAVRLLEFNVRWRVTGSVNQVLSLDKD, from the coding sequence ATGACCTCATTTTCTTTTGAGCAAATAGGGATCATTCACTCGCCCTATAAAGAGAAGTTTGCTGTTCCGCGCCAGCCCGGATTGATCCAGGATGGTGGCGGCGAATTACATCTGCATCCGCCTTATAACCAGCCCGAAGCTGTTCGCGGGCTGGAAGACTTCAGCCATTTATGGGTGATGTTTATTTTCCATCAGACGATGGAAAGCGGCTGGCGTCCGACAGTTCGCCCACCACGTTTGGGCGGGAATGTGCGTACCGGTGTATTTGCCACCCGTTCAACCTTCCGGCCTAATCCGCTCGGGATGTCTCTGGTTGAACTGAAAGGGATTCGCTGTCAGGGTCAGAATGTCATTCTGCAGCTTGGCAGTCTGGATTTAGTGGATGGCACACCTGTTGTGGACATTAAGCCGTATCTTCCCTTTGCGGAAAGCCATCCTGATGCACACGCCGGTTTTGCTCAGCACGCACCTGATGCCGATATGCCGGTAGAATTTTTACCACAGGCTGAACAGCAGCTGGCTGAGCATGCGAGGCAATACCCGCATCTGCGCCGCTTCATCACGCAGGTTTTAGGACAGGATCCCCGTCCGGCTTATCGCAAAGGTGAAGCCACAGCGCGCGATTATGCCGTTCGTTTACTCGAGTTTAATGTCCGCTGGCGGGTCACAGGCTCTGTGAATCAGGTATTGTCCCTCGACAAAGACTAA
- the rcsF gene encoding Rcs stress response system protein RcsF: MRALPLCLSALLLAGCSLTQHTQPTPPAPVVKEEPKPVKPKPAPVRPAPVKLYKDAEALVGTPFRDLGEVSGESCQSAQNDAPPSLATARKRMLTRASYMKANAVLLHQCQIISGVPGCFQQAICQGSALNVTFK, encoded by the coding sequence ATGCGTGCTTTACCTCTCTGTTTGTCGGCACTTTTGCTGGCGGGTTGTTCCCTGACTCAACACACACAGCCAACCCCCCCTGCGCCTGTTGTAAAAGAAGAACCAAAACCTGTCAAACCAAAGCCGGCACCAGTACGCCCCGCTCCTGTAAAGCTCTATAAAGATGCAGAAGCTTTAGTCGGAACTCCATTCCGTGATCTGGGCGAAGTCTCCGGCGAATCTTGCCAGAGCGCTCAAAATGATGCGCCACCGAGTCTGGCTACTGCACGGAAAAGAATGCTGACCCGTGCATCCTACATGAAGGCCAATGCCGTATTGTTACATCAGTGCCAGATTATCAGCGGCGTACCAGGCTGCTTCCAGCAGGCGATTTGTCAGGGTTCCGCCCTGAACGTCACGTTTAAATGA